A window of Agrobacterium vitis genomic DNA:
TCAGCTTGCCCTCCACCAGAATTTCGCCTTCGTCATAGGACTCAAGGAAATTGACACAGCGCAGGAGCGTACTCTTGCCAGACCCGCTCGGCCCAATGAGGCAAAGGACCTCGGATTTCTCGGCGACGAGATTGACGTCGTGCAACACCTTCAACGGACCGAATGACTTCGAAACGCTGGCGATACGGACCATTTCTTCCGCCATTATTCGCTCCTGACAGTGTGCCGCATGACGCGGCGTTCGATATAGTGGCCGGCCCTGGCGATGGAACTGACGACGATCCAGTAACCGAGGGCCAGCGCGAACAGGGATTCGAAAGCTGCAAATGTTTCGATGGACATTTTCTGAACCTCGTAAGTCAGCTCGGGGACCGAGATAATGGAAAGGACAGAGGTCTCCTTGCTGACGACGATCAATGCGTTCACAAGTGACGGCGTGATTGCGACCAAAGCTTCGGGTGCCTGAATCCGACGGAAGATTGCAAGGCGTGGAAGTCCCAAGCTGATGCCGGCTTCGACATGACCGCGGGGAACGGCGTTGAAGCCGACCCGGTAGATTTCTGCCATATAGGCGCTGCCGTGAAGCGAAAGCGCGAGAATGCCGGCCGGCAGGGGCTCTAGAACCAGACCAAAGGAAGGGCCTGCTCCATAGATGAAGAAGGCGACCAGAAGCGGCGGCGTCCCGCGAATGATCTCAGTGTAAAACAGGGCCGCGGCGGACAGAATGCGGCTCGGCGAGATACGGCACAGCACCACGACAAAACCGATCGCCATGGCGCCCGCGCTGCCGGCGACCCAGCACAGCAGGGTCGTGCCCAATCCACTCAGCAGTGCCGGACCATAGGGGACGATTGCAGAGAGATCGAAGTTCATCGGCCTGCTCGCCTCATTCTGTGCTCGAAAATCCGACCGGCAAGAAGCAGGATCTGCGTGATGACGATATAGATGGCGCAGGTGGCGGTGTAGATCTCGATTGGACGAAATGTTGTCGACACGATATTCTGGCTCGTGCGCGCCAGTTCCGCGATACCGACGACCGAGATCAGCGAAGAGGATTTCATCATCAGCGTCAGTTCGTTCATGAGCGCCGGCAATGCCAGGCGAAACACCTGAGGAAGCAGGATGGTGCGCCATATGCTGACAGGGTCGTAGCCAAGCGTTCGGGCAGCTTCTATCTGGCCTTGCGAAATGCTGCCATGGACGCCGCGCAGGATCTCAGCCACATAGGCGCCACTGATCAAGCCAAGCGCGAGGACAGACGCCATCGTCGCCGACATGTCGATTCCGGCAAGCGGCAGGAAATTATAAAAGAGCAGCAACTGGACCAGAAGCGGCACCGAGCGGAAGTAGCTGACATAGGTGCGGGCAAAGAACTCCGCGACAGCAATTCCGGAACGGCGCAGAATGAGAACCAACGTTCCGATCGGAATGCCGACGATCGTTCCAAGCACCGATATGTAGATTGTGACCAAGGCGCCCTCCAGAAGGAAGGGAAGCGTATGTAATATCGTTTGCATGGGTTCTCGCCAGCATTCTTTGCTCAGTTAGATCTGCGGTTCGGGCATGACTGCCGGCAGATCATAGGCTTCGCCGAACCATTTTTTCTGGATGGCGGCCATGCGTCCGTCTGCAATGACCTTGGCGAGGGCCACGTTGATGGCGGCAATCAGGCTCTTGCTGTCTTCGTCATTGCGGGCGATCCAGCCGTAATAGGTCGGGATGCCGAATGTCGGCTTAACGACTTCGAACGTATCGGGACGCTGCTGCGCGGCATAGGAGACGTTTGCCAAAGAGCTGGCGGCAGCCGTGACGCGGCCGATTGCGAGATCGGCATAGAGCTGGTTGTTGTCCGAATACTCGCGAATGGTAACGGGGGTGGTTTCGTTGAACCG
This region includes:
- a CDS encoding amino acid ABC transporter permease: MQTILHTLPFLLEGALVTIYISVLGTIVGIPIGTLVLILRRSGIAVAEFFARTYVSYFRSVPLLVQLLLFYNFLPLAGIDMSATMASVLALGLISGAYVAEILRGVHGSISQGQIEAARTLGYDPVSIWRTILLPQVFRLALPALMNELTLMMKSSSLISVVGIAELARTSQNIVSTTFRPIEIYTATCAIYIVITQILLLAGRIFEHRMRRAGR
- a CDS encoding amino acid ABC transporter permease; protein product: MNFDLSAIVPYGPALLSGLGTTLLCWVAGSAGAMAIGFVVVLCRISPSRILSAAALFYTEIIRGTPPLLVAFFIYGAGPSFGLVLEPLPAGILALSLHGSAYMAEIYRVGFNAVPRGHVEAGISLGLPRLAIFRRIQAPEALVAITPSLVNALIVVSKETSVLSIISVPELTYEVQKMSIETFAAFESLFALALGYWIVVSSIARAGHYIERRVMRHTVRSE